The DNA window TATTTTTAATGGTCCGGGCCCCTTCTGGAATAACCCGGAGAAAAACAGTAATCCAAGCAGAAATACTAAATACTCTTTAAAACCTACGCCGTCTTTTTCTCCTTTTTTCACACAACCGTCCTCACTTTCTGAATTTTTTAAATTTACATTCGAATTGCGGCCCGCATATGTATGCTGATAATTATAATTGGTTTTTTGGGTGATGAAAAGACTTATTTTTGCTCTATTTGGCGGAAAAATGGCCTATATGGTGGCAAATTTTGAGAGAGCTTGAATATGCCATTATTTGTAAATGAGGGTATGGTGGCAAATCCTTGGAGGATGGGTTACTGGGCGGGAATGGAAAGGATTTAATTGAGATGCGAGGACGCCTCTGTAAGACGGCGGACGGGGGAGTGGGTTGGATGGATGAGTCTTCAGTCCCGGTTTATAGGTTGTGGTGAGGGGGAATCTTTTCTCCTTCCTTCCCCCGGGCAGGTTGTCGACGGGACTGAAGACTCAGGGAAGGTGTTGCCCCGTCCGCCGGCTTCAGGGGCTGATTGTCTCTTTCGTCAGTTGCGACGAGCCTCCTCTCCCCCTTAAAGGAATAGAACAAATCAGCGGCCGCAAGTCGGGGTACGGGATGACGAAAACCTTCGCGTCTTCAGTCCCGGTCATAACCTTCCCGTGGGGGATCCGGGAGAAAAAGATTCCGCAGGGAACCTGGGAGTTCATCGGCACTTACCGAGGTATTTCACGAGGTTAGTGTCCGTTATGTACTCCAAAGAGCGCAAGCGTTTCCCGGAGGAACTTTTTCTGCCCGGATTCCCCACCCGCGACAAAACTTAAGCCGGGACTGAAGACTCACCCCCTCCCCCTCACCATCCCGAACCCCGACCTAACGGCGGCGTTCTCCTTCCTCAATTAAATCTTTATTTTTTCGGAAAAATATACTATAATTGTGTTTAGAAAGCAGCAATGAGAATATGTCAGTGGATGGGAGATAATTATGAAGGATTACATGAAGATTTATAAAGAATGGCTGGATAATCCATACTTTGACGAGGCAACAAAAGAAGAGCTGAGAAACATCGCCAATGACGAGAATGAAATCAAAGAGCGTTTTTACATGGATCTGGAATTTGGTACGGCAGGCCTTCGCGGTATCATTGGCGCGGGAATCAATCGTATGAATATTTATACAGTACGCAGGGCTACACAGGGACTGGCTAATTATATCATCAAGCAGGGAGGGGCCGACAAGGGAGTCGCAATCGCGTTTGACTCACGCCGCATGTCCCCGGAATTTGCCGAGGAGGCAGCCCTCACACTGGCAGCCAACGGAATTAAGGCATATAAGTTTGAATCACTCCGTCCGACACCGGAACTGTCGTTTGCAGTGCGGGAACTGGGCTGTATCGCAGGAATCAATATCACTGCCAGCCACAATCCGCCGGAATATAATGGATACAAAGTTTACTGGGAGGATGGCGCACAGTTTACGCCGCCTCACGACAAGGGAGTAACAGAGGAAGTAATGGCAATCACCGACCTCTCCACCGTGAAGACAACGGACGAAGAGAGCGCTAAAGCAGCCGGTAAATACCAGATTATCGGCGCGGAGATTGACGACAAATACATAGCGCAGGTCAAAGCGCAGGTGGTAAATCAGGAAGCCATCGACAAGATGCAGGATCAGATTACGATCGTGTACACGCCCCTTCACGGAACCGGCAATATTCCGGCACGCCGTGTGATGAAAGAACTCGGATTTACCCATGTATACGTGGTTCCCGAGCAGGAGCTTCCGGACGGAGAATTCCCGACCGTAAGTTATCCGAACCCGGAGGCAAAAGAGGCGTTTGAACTGGGCCTTAAGCTGGCGGCGGAGAAAGACGCCGATCTCGTACTGGCTACGGATCCGGATGCGGACCGCCTGGGCGTTTATGTAAAAGATACAAAATCAGGGGAATATATCCCTCTGACCGGCAATATGTCAGGTTCCCTCCTCTGTGAGTACGTGCTGAGCCAGAAGAAGGCCAAAGGGGAGATCCCGGCCGACGGCCAGGTGGTTAAGTCCATCGTGACCACGAACCTGGTGGATGCCGTAGCAGGTTTTTACGGCGCAGAGCTGGTGGAAGTCCTGACCGGCTTCAAATGGATCGGCCAGAAGGTTCTTGAGAACGAGAAGGCGGGAAAGGGAACTTACCTGTTCGGAATGGAAGAGAGCTATGGCTGCCTGATCGGCACCTATGCCCGAGACAAGGACGCTATCTCGGCGACGGCAGCGCTCTGTGAGGCAGCCGCTTATTATAAAGAAAAAGGCATGACCCTCTGGGATGCCATGGTAGAGATGTACGAGAAGTACGGATACTACAAAGACGAGGTCCAGTCCATCGGCCTCAAAGGGATCGAAGGCCTGGCTAAAATCCAGGAAATCATGGAATATTTCCGGGCCAACACCCCGGAGGAGATCGGCGGCTATAAAGTATTGTCCGCAAGAGACTACAAGGAAGACACGATTAAAGATATGGCCTCGGGAACCGTAAAACCGACGGGGCTGCCATCCTCCAACGTGCTTTACTATGATCTGGAAGATCATGCATGGCTCTGTGTAAGGCCGTCCGGAACCGAGCCGAAGATTAAATTCTATTACGGCGTCAAAGGCACATCCCTGGAGGATGCGAATGAGAAATCCGCGAAGCTTGGGGATGCGGTGATGGAGACGGTGAATAAGCTGCTGTAGTATTATAATATGGCGGACGCTGGTCCAATGGTAAAATAGCTGTTGCAATTGCAAATATGAACAGTCGGAAAGACTGGGGCATGTTTTCGTTGCAGCAGCTTTTTTGCTGTCAAAATTTTCTTCGTATATAGTTACAAAAATATTTGCTGGGAATGGATCTGCAATTCTTTGTTGCAGTATTATAAATGAAATGTGCTTTATATTTGGTCTCTTCTTGACTAAAATAAAATCACCGGAACGTCCGAAGAAAAAGTAATTGATTGTGAATATACGTAATATGTGCGTAAAATTTATTGTTTTAAGAAAGAAAAAAACAGAGGGAGGTCATAAAAATTAGAAGGAGCGGTGCAAGGACGTGATGGGTGGTAATACTGACGGTATTAGATTTTTTAATGTGAACAGAGACAATCATTTTTAGAGAGGGTGGGGAAGATGTATTTAGCGCTTGTAGGAGCATTTATGTTTGCAGCAATAATTTATTTATTAATGAAAGGGAAGGCAATTCCACTGGTAGTATTGACTCTTGTACCAATCGTCTGTTGTTTCCTGGCCGGGTATAATTTTGTTGAAACAGTAGAGCTGATTGGTAGTGGGGTGGGGAGTGTATGGAAGAATGCAGCACTGTTTATATTTTCCATTATCTTCTTTGGCGTTATGTCAGATGCAGGGATGTTTGACGGGCTTATTAGCCGTTTGACGAGTATGGCGGGAAATAATGTGGTAGCCGTAACAGTAGTAACAGTAATTATTGGTATGGTCGGCCATCTGGACGGCGCCGGCGCTACTACGGTTTTGATTACAGTACCTGCGCTTATGCCTTTATATAAAAAAATGAATATTCGTTTGGAAACACTGTTACTTTTAGTCGGTGTTGCAATGACTACGATGAACCTGGTTCCTTGGGGGGGCCCTACAATGCGGGTAGCGACTGTACTTGGAATGGATGTGAATGATTTATGGCGTCAAATAATTCCATTTCAAATAGTGGGAGCAGCATTTTCAATATTTGTAGGCGTAATTTTTGGTGTAATCGAGAAAAAGAGAGGAGCAGGTTTTATAGCTTCAAGTATAAATTCCGCAGAAAATGAAGATAAAACAGGAGAAGATTTGTCACTTAAACGTCCAAAGCTGGTTGTAGTAGATATGGTTCTCACTCTAATTCTAATGATTGGGCTTGTGACGGGTATTGCACCGGCTTATATTTTATTTATGCTGGCTTGTACCATTGCGCTTGTAATAAATTACCCAGAGACAGGCCTTCAGTCAAAACTGTTTAAAAGACATGCTCCCAATGCATTGCTGATGTCAGGAACCATGCTTGCAGCCGGTGTTCTGGTAGGAGTGGTAAACAATACGGATATTTTGATGTCGATGGTTAATATACTGGTCGGCTTGCTTCCGAATTTCATGGGTAAATACCTACACATTATCGTGGCGTTACTTGCTCTTCCCATTGGGATACCTTTCGGAGGTGATGCATATTATTATGCACTTTTTCCACTCCTTGCAGAGATAGGGGAACCGTTTGGGATTGCACCGGTTCAAATGGGAATCGCATTACTTATTGGAAAAAACGCTGGCTTGATGGCCTCGCCGATTCAGCCTGTTACCCTTCTGGGAACCGGAATGACAAACATTTCGCTGCGTGACCACCTGGCGTTTTCCTTTAAGTATCTTTGGCTTATCAGTATTGCATTAGTAGTGATAGCTATAATAATGGGGCAGATTACATTGTGAGTAATTAAAGGAAAGAAGCGAAAAGGAAGTATACAATGAAAGCAGATATTATAATAAAAAACGGGCATATATTCGATCCAGCTGCAGGTATTGATATGCATGGAAACGTAATTATCAATAAAAAACAAATTGTGAAACTGACAGAAACAATTACAGAAGGCGAGTATGAAGCGGTACGGGAGATAGACGCAGGTGGAAGAATGGTGATTCCGGGCTTGATTGATGCCCATACGCATATTAACTATCTTGGACAAGCGAATGGTGCTCCGGCAGATCTATTATGTATTCCAAACGGTGTGACGGCGGCAATCGATGCGGGAAGTACTGGTGTGTCCAACTATAAAGGATTGTTACATTGTCTTTCCCAACATGAGATAAAGACCAAAATAATGCTGAATGTCAGTGCCGGAGGTATTATTATGCCTACTTGGTATCCTGAACCGCTTGATCCGGAGTGTTGGGATACTGACTGGTTTGATGAAGCGTTTGAAAACTTTAGAAGAGAAATTATCGGGTTGAAAATTCGCGTCAGCAGAAATGTATTAGGCTCTTTGGGGGTTAAGCCACTGGAAGCTGCTTTGAAACTGGCAGAACGATACAATACAAGGGTAATTGTTCATCTTACGGATCCCATATTACCAATTGGAGCTTTAGCGGATATGATGCGCAGTGGAGATATATTAACGCATATCCATCATGGAAAGGGAGAGACGATTCTGAAAAACGGAACCATAGATAAAAGAGTGCTTGATGCTCAAAAAAGAGGCGTTATTATGGATTGTGCTAATGGAAAATTCAATATCTCCCTGGAGGTGGCCCGCAGGGCAATTGAGGAGAAATTTTTTCCAGACAGTATCAGTTCAGATTTAAATATAAGCAATTGGTGTTCTCCATGGGTATTCAGCCTTCCAATTGTTATGTCAAAATATCTTGCACTGGGAATGACTGTAAAACAAATAGTGGAACGGGTAACAGCAGCACCTGCATTACAGATGGGAGAAGAAAAAAATTTGGGGACTTTACGGGAAGGGACGTCTGCTGATATAACAATTTTAGAGTTAATAGAGAAAAAAACAGAGTTCAAGGATATATTCGGAGGCAGCATATGTGGGACACAGCTTTTTATGCCCAGAGCGGCTATTCTGGATGGAAAAATAAGATTTCTTTCATCAGAGATGTATGCATAGCCATAAAAGTTGAAAGAAAATAGAAATCATATAAAAACTGCACTTAGCTAAGAGAGGGTAAGTGCAGTTTTTATATTTAAGGTAAATCTGGAGAGGATAAAGTCTAAAGATGGGCATCTTCAGAAAAAGCATATGAGGTTTTATAAAGTCTGCAATGTTCTTCGATTAGATGGATCAAATGTTTTCCATATTCCGGAAATATTTTATCTTTTCGATAAATAAGATGGGTAGGACTGGTTAAGTTCATTCCGTTAATTGGAAAAACGTGCAAAGGGGAGGCACCCTGTCCGGACTGGTTAATTGCCTCAATAGCCGAAACGTACATAGACAAACAAAAACTTGCTGCGTAGTCTTGGGCAGTCATCAGATAATGCATATCTCCCTGCGATAATTCCATGCAGCAATTTAAAGTTATATTATTTTGAAGACAATAAAGATCCAGCATATTTCTGGAGATTCTTTTCTTTTTGTTCAAGATAAATGGTACATGAGTAAACTCACGTAGATTAACACCGTTTTCAAAGTCGGTTTTACATCTGGGATAACGCTCCGGGAAATATCGTTTTAGCATTGTTTCAGAAATAACCAGGTATAGATTTTCATTCACCAGAAGTTTGCTGACCAGGCGGTGATCCTGGGAAGTAAATCCAATTGAGATTGCCATGTCCAGTTTATTATTTAAAATTTTTTCGGTCAACTCTTCTGCTGTAGCAGATTCCGCCAAAAGCTGTACATCGGGATAGGACTCACGAAAAGAAGAAATCAGGGAAGGGATCAAGATTCGATACCGCCCTTCGGTGGTCCCCAAATGAATCAGCCCGGTATCGGCTTTATAGTAATCGAAAAACTGACTTTCTATGTTTTTTTCAATAAGTTGAATTTGGAGAAGGGACTCCTGAAGAATTTTTCCGGCTGGTGTTAACGATAAGGAAGGTTTTCTGTTAAATAATGCAACGTGATAATGCTGTTCCAGATCTTTGAGGTATTTACTGAGGCATTGATGAGAGATAAATAGCCGTTTGGCGGCCTTTGATATATTCTGTTCTTCGGCAAGAACGAGAAAATAATGATAATTTTGCAGCATCTTTGTACCTCCTTATATGTAGATTCAGGGATTTTTAAAAGTATCATAACATGTTTTGTACGCCATATCAAGTAAACAGTTACACAGGAGTGCTGCAATTACAGATTGCATATATACAATATTTATGTGCTTTTTCGTTTCGCTATGTGGTGGTAAAATTTTAATATAAAAGATACTCATCAGTTCAGTTCATTTTGATGGGATAGTTTAAAAAGGGCAGCAGAAGGAGAAAGGAGAATTAAAATGGGGTACCGCAGACAGTATATGAAGTGGTTCTTCGCAGCAGTAGCAATAATGGCAGCTGCCGGGCTGACCGGCTGTGCCTGGCTTAATGCACCGGCTGAGGGGGTTGGCGGCGTTGAGGAGGCTGGAAGTGATTTCCAGGCAGGAGCAGATATTGATTATTTAAAACAGGCGAATGTAAGTATTGCATCGGGAGCCAGCGGTGGTAATTATTATATGGTAGGTACGGCCCTTGCCCAGACGATTCAGAAATACGATCCGGCACTGATATGCAGTAGTGAAACAACGGGAGGAACCGGAGAAAATATTGCACTTATCTCGTCCGGAGCGACAACAATTGGAATGGGGATGGCGGATGACATAGCTTCCGCATATGAGGGGAAACGAGACTATGAAGGCAGTCCTGCTGACAATCTAAGGGCAATTTGCGCGGGAGCTAAAAATACGTTTCATGTTATTGTAATGGCTGATTCAGATATTTATTCACTATCGGATTTAAAAGGAAAGAAAATCAGCCTTGGGCCGGCAGGTGCACCGTATTTTTCACCGTCTCTTCTCGAAAGTGTTGCAGGATTGGTTATCGGACAGGATTACCAGGGGCAGTATTTGGGGCATGATCAGGCAGCAGATGCTTTGAGTGATGGTGATGTAGACGCATTGATAGCCTGTCTTTCCTTCCCGGCGTCTGCCTATTCTAACTTGGCATTTACAAAAGAAGTTCGTTTTATAGGACTGTCGCAGGAGGAAATGGAAACTGCGCTTGAAAAAAACCAAACCTGGCTTTATAACACAATTCCTGCGGGGACGTATCAGGGGCAGGATGAGGATATATTATCTCCGGCTGTACCGGTATGGCTATTTACACATGAGGGTGTAGGGGAAGATATTATTTATCGTGTCTGTAAGGTCATTTTTGAAAATGTTGACGAGTTGGGACAAATTGCAATCGATGCGGGGTATTATAATGTTGATACGGCTCTGGACAGCATTGTAATTCCAATACATCCAGGGGCGGCAAGGTATTTTGAAGAGGCTAAGAGAAACAAATAACTTTGTTATGACTATATGAGGAGAAGAGTAAGATGGATCAGAAAAGACAAAGATTAGCAGGAATGCTGGAATTTGTGATGATCGTACTGGGGGTAATGATGTGCGGTTTTCATCTGTATGCTTCATGGGTAGGAACTTTTACGGCGATGAGCCAGAGAACTTTCCATGTCGGCATGGTGTTGATTATCGCATGCCTGGGAACTATTACAAAAAAACTGAAAGATGAAAAATGGAGTCCGGGCCCCCTTCAGATAGATGTTGAAGTAATAACCGATGTTTTTATCGTTTTTATGTCCGTAGTGACATTGATATATTTGTTTGTA is part of the [Clostridium] symbiosum genome and encodes:
- a CDS encoding phospho-sugar mutase, whose amino-acid sequence is MKDYMKIYKEWLDNPYFDEATKEELRNIANDENEIKERFYMDLEFGTAGLRGIIGAGINRMNIYTVRRATQGLANYIIKQGGADKGVAIAFDSRRMSPEFAEEAALTLAANGIKAYKFESLRPTPELSFAVRELGCIAGINITASHNPPEYNGYKVYWEDGAQFTPPHDKGVTEEVMAITDLSTVKTTDEESAKAAGKYQIIGAEIDDKYIAQVKAQVVNQEAIDKMQDQITIVYTPLHGTGNIPARRVMKELGFTHVYVVPEQELPDGEFPTVSYPNPEAKEAFELGLKLAAEKDADLVLATDPDADRLGVYVKDTKSGEYIPLTGNMSGSLLCEYVLSQKKAKGEIPADGQVVKSIVTTNLVDAVAGFYGAELVEVLTGFKWIGQKVLENEKAGKGTYLFGMEESYGCLIGTYARDKDAISATAALCEAAAYYKEKGMTLWDAMVEMYEKYGYYKDEVQSIGLKGIEGLAKIQEIMEYFRANTPEEIGGYKVLSARDYKEDTIKDMASGTVKPTGLPSSNVLYYDLEDHAWLCVRPSGTEPKIKFYYGVKGTSLEDANEKSAKLGDAVMETVNKLL
- a CDS encoding citrate:proton symporter codes for the protein MYLALVGAFMFAAIIYLLMKGKAIPLVVLTLVPIVCCFLAGYNFVETVELIGSGVGSVWKNAALFIFSIIFFGVMSDAGMFDGLISRLTSMAGNNVVAVTVVTVIIGMVGHLDGAGATTVLITVPALMPLYKKMNIRLETLLLLVGVAMTTMNLVPWGGPTMRVATVLGMDVNDLWRQIIPFQIVGAAFSIFVGVIFGVIEKKRGAGFIASSINSAENEDKTGEDLSLKRPKLVVVDMVLTLILMIGLVTGIAPAYILFMLACTIALVINYPETGLQSKLFKRHAPNALLMSGTMLAAGVLVGVVNNTDILMSMVNILVGLLPNFMGKYLHIIVALLALPIGIPFGGDAYYYALFPLLAEIGEPFGIAPVQMGIALLIGKNAGLMASPIQPVTLLGTGMTNISLRDHLAFSFKYLWLISIALVVIAIIMGQITL
- a CDS encoding amidohydrolase family protein encodes the protein MKADIIIKNGHIFDPAAGIDMHGNVIINKKQIVKLTETITEGEYEAVREIDAGGRMVIPGLIDAHTHINYLGQANGAPADLLCIPNGVTAAIDAGSTGVSNYKGLLHCLSQHEIKTKIMLNVSAGGIIMPTWYPEPLDPECWDTDWFDEAFENFRREIIGLKIRVSRNVLGSLGVKPLEAALKLAERYNTRVIVHLTDPILPIGALADMMRSGDILTHIHHGKGETILKNGTIDKRVLDAQKRGVIMDCANGKFNISLEVARRAIEEKFFPDSISSDLNISNWCSPWVFSLPIVMSKYLALGMTVKQIVERVTAAPALQMGEEKNLGTLREGTSADITILELIEKKTEFKDIFGGSICGTQLFMPRAAILDGKIRFLSSEMYA
- a CDS encoding LysR family transcriptional regulator, whose amino-acid sequence is MLQNYHYFLVLAEEQNISKAAKRLFISHQCLSKYLKDLEQHYHVALFNRKPSLSLTPAGKILQESLLQIQLIEKNIESQFFDYYKADTGLIHLGTTEGRYRILIPSLISSFRESYPDVQLLAESATAEELTEKILNNKLDMAISIGFTSQDHRLVSKLLVNENLYLVISETMLKRYFPERYPRCKTDFENGVNLREFTHVPFILNKKKRISRNMLDLYCLQNNITLNCCMELSQGDMHYLMTAQDYAASFCLSMYVSAIEAINQSGQGASPLHVFPINGMNLTSPTHLIYRKDKIFPEYGKHLIHLIEEHCRLYKTSYAFSEDAHL
- a CDS encoding TAXI family TRAP transporter solute-binding subunit; protein product: MGYRRQYMKWFFAAVAIMAAAGLTGCAWLNAPAEGVGGVEEAGSDFQAGADIDYLKQANVSIASGASGGNYYMVGTALAQTIQKYDPALICSSETTGGTGENIALISSGATTIGMGMADDIASAYEGKRDYEGSPADNLRAICAGAKNTFHVIVMADSDIYSLSDLKGKKISLGPAGAPYFSPSLLESVAGLVIGQDYQGQYLGHDQAADALSDGDVDALIACLSFPASAYSNLAFTKEVRFIGLSQEEMETALEKNQTWLYNTIPAGTYQGQDEDILSPAVPVWLFTHEGVGEDIIYRVCKVIFENVDELGQIAIDAGYYNVDTALDSIVIPIHPGAARYFEEAKRNK